The Streptomyces phaeolivaceus genome has a window encoding:
- a CDS encoding ThuA domain-containing protein, with protein MYLRGLSDAKRRAWAATVTASVVTAGLLSGPAAQARPAPEPPLTTMSIKSPPGGSGPRVLIFHGSAASGDESPVVNAGIEAIERIGLSGPAAERFGVVATDDAAVFTDETRLSGFNAVVFLTGGGDVLDPEQEAGLEAYMEAGGGFVGVHDAARAEPYSDWFTGLIGARPAASSPTTVQRATVEVGDRRNPATKDLPVQWKRPDKWLNWTKNPSGTVHTVARVRESTYQPGASANGWDHPVSWCRDYDGGRSFYTGMGGTVPAYDETDFRTHLRGALLWTSRLAQADCKATIDANYKAERLTQPNQPGRNDQIGEPHGLVTAPDGRVLYIGRGGADSSQPVVTDWTNPDIGKGKGEIHVYDPRTKKATLAGALTVFGNKGGGDELIKVEEGLLGIELDPDFQRNGWVYLHYTPHSGIDRDTRTAERRVSRFTLDLATDKLDLGSEKTLLKWPVQIHSCCHSGGGMTWDSKGNLYIATGDNNSSGFSSGYSGNNPQPNYKGVSFADARRTAGNTNNLNGKILRIHPEPDGTYTLPSGNLFTGEETAEGGGKTRGEIYVMGVRNPARIFVDRQTDVLYAGWVGPDASAPSTTWGPAKYDTFAAITEAGNRGWPFCMGNKQPYRDRNLPDPSKPLGWYDCDHPKNESPNNDGLVNLPPVTGNNIWYAPQGGAPDFPRDANGIPSYKNEEAKYLLPWLKGGGQATMNGPVYRYSASGDNSVRWPAYWDGKWFVGDFYDADQPRHAVVMEPKNQGSGGLPVHAESLKKIVPVGTNGIRNLMDWKFGPDGALYVLDYGRGFFTSDAKSALWRVTYTGGGPTPATGELAGKAE; from the coding sequence ATGTACTTACGAGGGTTGAGCGACGCGAAGAGACGGGCCTGGGCGGCCACCGTGACCGCCTCGGTCGTCACCGCGGGGCTGCTGTCGGGTCCCGCGGCCCAGGCGCGCCCGGCGCCGGAGCCGCCGCTGACAACGATGTCGATCAAGTCGCCGCCGGGCGGCTCGGGCCCGCGGGTGCTGATCTTCCACGGCTCGGCGGCGTCGGGGGACGAGTCGCCCGTGGTGAACGCCGGGATCGAGGCGATCGAGAGGATCGGGCTGTCCGGGCCGGCCGCCGAACGGTTCGGGGTGGTCGCCACCGACGACGCCGCCGTCTTCACCGACGAGACCCGGCTGAGCGGATTCAACGCCGTCGTCTTCCTGACCGGCGGCGGCGATGTCCTGGATCCCGAGCAGGAGGCGGGACTCGAGGCCTATATGGAGGCGGGCGGCGGTTTCGTCGGCGTCCATGACGCGGCCCGCGCCGAGCCGTACTCGGACTGGTTCACGGGCCTGATCGGCGCCCGCCCGGCCGCGTCCAGCCCCACGACCGTGCAGCGCGCGACCGTGGAGGTCGGTGACCGGCGGAATCCGGCCACCAAGGACCTGCCGGTGCAGTGGAAGCGCCCCGACAAGTGGCTCAACTGGACGAAGAACCCGTCCGGCACCGTGCACACGGTGGCCCGGGTGCGCGAGTCGACGTACCAGCCGGGCGCGAGCGCCAACGGCTGGGACCACCCGGTGAGTTGGTGCCGCGACTACGACGGCGGCCGTTCCTTCTACACCGGCATGGGCGGGACCGTCCCGGCCTACGACGAGACGGACTTCCGTACGCATCTGCGCGGCGCCCTGCTGTGGACGTCCCGGCTGGCGCAGGCCGACTGCAAGGCGACGATCGACGCCAACTACAAGGCGGAGCGCCTCACCCAGCCCAACCAGCCGGGGCGGAACGACCAGATCGGCGAGCCGCACGGCCTGGTCACCGCGCCCGACGGGCGGGTCCTCTACATCGGCCGGGGCGGCGCCGACTCGTCCCAGCCCGTGGTCACCGACTGGACCAACCCGGACATCGGCAAGGGCAAGGGCGAGATCCACGTCTACGACCCGAGGACGAAGAAGGCGACCCTCGCGGGCGCGCTCACCGTCTTCGGCAACAAGGGCGGCGGCGACGAGCTGATCAAGGTCGAAGAGGGCCTGCTCGGCATCGAGTTGGACCCGGACTTCCAGCGGAACGGCTGGGTGTACCTGCACTACACGCCGCACTCCGGGATCGACCGGGACACCCGGACGGCCGAGCGCCGTGTCTCCCGCTTCACCCTCGACCTCGCGACCGACAAGCTGGACCTGGGCAGTGAGAAGACACTGCTCAAGTGGCCGGTGCAGATCCACAGTTGCTGTCACTCGGGCGGCGGGATGACCTGGGACTCCAAGGGCAACCTGTACATCGCGACCGGCGACAACAACTCCAGCGGCTTCAGCAGCGGTTACTCGGGCAACAACCCGCAACCGAACTACAAGGGCGTCTCGTTCGCCGACGCCCGCCGCACCGCCGGCAACACCAACAACCTCAACGGCAAGATCCTCCGCATCCACCCGGAGCCCGACGGCACGTACACCCTGCCCTCGGGCAACCTCTTCACCGGCGAGGAGACCGCCGAGGGCGGTGGCAAGACACGCGGCGAGATCTATGTGATGGGTGTCAGGAACCCCGCCCGGATCTTCGTCGACCGGCAGACGGACGTCCTCTACGCCGGCTGGGTCGGCCCGGACGCGAGCGCGCCGTCGACGACATGGGGCCCGGCGAAGTACGACACGTTCGCCGCCATCACCGAGGCGGGCAACCGGGGTTGGCCGTTCTGCATGGGCAACAAGCAGCCCTACCGGGACCGCAATCTCCCTGACCCGTCGAAGCCGCTCGGCTGGTACGACTGCGACCACCCGAAGAACGAGTCCCCGAACAACGACGGCCTCGTCAATCTGCCCCCGGTGACCGGCAACAACATCTGGTACGCGCCGCAGGGCGGTGCCCCGGACTTCCCCCGGGACGCGAACGGCATCCCCTCCTACAAGAACGAGGAGGCCAAGTACCTGCTGCCGTGGCTGAAGGGCGGTGGCCAGGCCACGATGAACGGTCCGGTCTACCGGTACTCCGCGTCCGGCGACAACTCCGTCCGGTGGCCCGCCTACTGGGACGGCAAGTGGTTCGTCGGTGACTTCTACGACGCCGACCAGCCGCGTCACGCGGTGGTCATGGAACCGAAGAACCAGGGCAGCGGCGGACTCCCGGTCCACGCGGAGTCGTTGAAGAAGATCGTGCCGGTCGGGACCAACGGCATCCGGAACCTCATGGACTGGAAGTTCGGGCCGGACGGCGCGCTGTACGTCCTGGACTACGGGCGTGGTTTCTTCACCTCGGACGCCAAGTCGGCGTTGTGGCGCGTCACTTACACGGGCGGCGGTCCGACTCCGGCGACCGGCGAGCTGGCCGGGAAGGCGGAGTGA
- a CDS encoding multicopper oxidase domain-containing protein encodes MDRRGFNRRVLLGGAVAATSLSVAIETVGASGTASAAAQVRTAPAGGVVRHLKMYAEKLPDGQMGYGFEKGKASIPGPLIELNEGDTVHIEFENTMDVAASLHVHGLDYEISSDGTKLNKSDVEPGGTRTYTWRTHAPGARKDGTWRAGSAGYWHYHDHVVGTEHGTGGLRKGLYGPVIVRRKGDVLPDKTVTVVFNDLLINNKPAHSGPNFDATVGDRVEFVVITHGEYYHTFHMHGHRWADNRTGLLTGPDDPSQVIDNKIVGPADSFGFQVIAGEGVGAGAWMYHCHVQSHSDMGMVGLFLVRRTDGTIPGYEPHEPHGSGTADASGDSGESGASHEH; translated from the coding sequence ATGGACAGACGAGGGTTCAACCGGAGGGTGCTGCTGGGTGGCGCGGTCGCCGCGACATCGTTGTCGGTGGCCATCGAGACCGTCGGTGCCTCCGGGACCGCGAGCGCCGCGGCGCAGGTCAGGACGGCCCCCGCGGGCGGCGTGGTCCGACATCTCAAGATGTACGCCGAGAAGCTGCCCGACGGGCAGATGGGCTACGGCTTCGAGAAGGGCAAGGCCTCGATACCGGGCCCGCTCATCGAACTCAACGAGGGCGACACGGTCCACATCGAGTTCGAGAACACCATGGACGTGGCCGCGAGCCTGCATGTCCACGGCCTGGACTACGAGATCTCCAGCGACGGCACCAAGCTCAACAAGAGCGATGTCGAACCCGGCGGCACCCGCACCTACACCTGGCGCACCCATGCCCCGGGCGCCCGCAAGGACGGCACCTGGCGTGCGGGCAGCGCCGGTTACTGGCACTACCACGACCATGTCGTCGGCACCGAGCACGGCACGGGCGGCCTCCGCAAGGGGCTCTACGGGCCCGTCATCGTCCGCCGCAAGGGCGATGTCCTCCCCGACAAGACCGTCACCGTCGTCTTCAACGACCTGCTCATCAACAACAAGCCCGCGCACTCCGGCCCCAACTTCGACGCGACCGTGGGCGACCGGGTCGAGTTCGTCGTCATCACGCACGGCGAGTACTACCACACCTTCCATATGCACGGTCACCGTTGGGCCGACAATCGCACCGGCCTGCTGACCGGTCCCGACGACCCCAGCCAGGTCATCGACAACAAGATCGTCGGCCCGGCCGACTCCTTCGGCTTCCAGGTCATCGCCGGTGAAGGCGTCGGAGCGGGCGCCTGGATGTACCACTGCCACGTCCAGAGCCACTCCGACATGGGCATGGTCGGCCTGTTCCTGGTGCGCAGGACGGACGGCACGATCCCGGGGTACGAGCCGCACGAACCACACGGGTCCGGCACGGCCGACGCGTCGGGCGACTCCGGTGAGTCCGGCGCGTCCCACGAGCACTGA
- a CDS encoding DNA polymerase III subunit beta family protein, whose product MPHSELMPIGVFARRSGLTSSALRFYADSGLLRPAEVDPASGYRYYTAGQLDRATALRRLREIAMPLTGVEAVLDAGPEEAARLIDEHVARVLGGAVAAQRTAVRLKSALGDVPGLPVVTLKGPVLADAVEQVLTATAREPDLPVLGGLRVEVDQESVTLTATDRYRLSTRTLVPSEPPTTAWAGTVCGDELRTAVAEVRRGALVRVEVTALGIRLRTAGREDRYCRALTEEFPDVRSMLAALPEVTTRVTLAKQPLLRALEERSGERIALSVAGHGTDAHEAEVVVSGDERPGTRLPATVTGRDLDIWFEGIWFELTTLYPAVSTAIGPDVMLDLRGPDLPVTIRSADRGDLTTLAMPIHPNSPTEHRR is encoded by the coding sequence GTGCCACATTCCGAACTGATGCCGATCGGTGTCTTCGCCCGCCGCAGCGGTCTGACCTCCAGCGCGCTGCGGTTCTACGCCGACTCCGGGCTGCTGCGACCCGCCGAGGTCGACCCGGCCTCGGGCTACCGCTACTACACCGCCGGCCAACTGGACCGGGCCACCGCGCTGCGCCGGCTGCGCGAGATCGCCATGCCGCTCACCGGTGTCGAGGCGGTCCTCGACGCCGGTCCCGAGGAGGCGGCGCGGCTGATCGACGAGCATGTCGCACGGGTGCTCGGGGGCGCGGTGGCGGCGCAACGGACGGCGGTTCGCCTCAAGTCCGCCCTGGGTGACGTGCCGGGCCTGCCGGTCGTCACGCTGAAGGGGCCCGTGCTGGCCGACGCGGTCGAGCAGGTCCTGACCGCGACCGCGCGGGAGCCGGATCTGCCGGTGCTCGGCGGTCTGCGCGTGGAGGTCGACCAGGAGTCGGTCACCCTGACCGCGACCGACCGCTACCGGCTGTCGACGCGGACGCTGGTGCCGTCCGAGCCGCCGACGACGGCATGGGCGGGCACGGTCTGCGGCGACGAACTACGGACGGCGGTCGCCGAGGTCCGGCGCGGCGCGCTGGTGCGCGTCGAGGTGACGGCGCTGGGGATCCGGCTGCGGACGGCGGGCCGGGAGGACCGGTACTGCCGTGCGCTCACGGAGGAGTTCCCCGACGTCCGGTCGATGCTCGCCGCGCTGCCCGAGGTCACGACCCGTGTGACGCTCGCCAAGCAGCCGCTCCTGCGAGCCCTGGAGGAGCGCTCCGGCGAGCGGATCGCCCTGAGCGTGGCCGGTCACGGGACGGACGCCCACGAGGCGGAGGTCGTGGTGAGCGGTGACGAGCGGCCCGGGACGCGGCTTCCGGCCACCGTGACGGGACGGGATCTCGACATCTGGTTCGAGGGCATCTGGTTCGAGCTGACGACGCTCTACCCGGCCGTCAGCACCGCGATCGGCCCCGACGTGATGCTCGATCTCCGGGGCCCCGACCTGCCCGTCACGATCCGCTCGGCCGACCGCGGCGATCTCACGACCCTGGCCATGCCCATCCACCCGAACTCCCCGACCGAGCACCGGCGATGA
- a CDS encoding LacI family DNA-binding transcriptional regulator, with amino-acid sequence MTETASRPTLEAVAARAGVSRATVSRVVNGGEGVREPLVERVRRAVEELGYVPNQAARSLVTRRHDAVAVVIAEPETRVFADPFFALQLRGISKELTAHDSQLVLLLTEGPEDYARVGRYLAGGHVDGALVFSLHLDDPLPALIRGAGVPTVFGGRPGWADGTRGDTSTVYVDSDNRGGARDAVRHLVGLGRTRIAHITGPLDQTSAVDRLDGFRDVMVDADPRLIVEGDFTPAGGERAMRELLDRCPELDAVFAANDVSASGALRVLRERGRRVPEDVAVVGFDDMLPVAEQTEPPLTTVRQDIEEMGRLMARLLLRGLATAPSSVVLPTTLVHRSSA; translated from the coding sequence GTGACCGAGACAGCGTCCCGTCCCACGTTGGAGGCCGTGGCCGCGCGGGCCGGGGTGTCCAGGGCGACGGTGTCGCGGGTCGTCAACGGGGGCGAGGGCGTTCGGGAGCCGCTGGTCGAGCGGGTGCGCAGGGCGGTCGAGGAACTCGGCTACGTACCGAACCAGGCGGCCCGCAGCCTCGTCACCCGGCGGCACGACGCCGTGGCCGTGGTGATCGCCGAGCCGGAGACCAGGGTCTTCGCGGACCCCTTCTTCGCCCTGCAACTCCGGGGCATCAGTAAAGAGTTGACCGCACACGACTCCCAGCTCGTCCTGCTGCTCACCGAAGGACCGGAGGACTACGCGCGTGTGGGGCGGTATCTCGCCGGCGGGCATGTCGACGGGGCGCTCGTCTTCTCGCTGCATCTGGACGACCCGCTCCCGGCGCTGATCCGGGGCGCCGGGGTCCCGACCGTGTTCGGCGGACGCCCCGGCTGGGCGGACGGCACGCGCGGCGACACCTCCACCGTGTACGTCGACAGCGACAACCGGGGCGGCGCCCGGGACGCCGTACGCCATCTCGTCGGCCTCGGCCGCACCCGGATCGCCCATATCACCGGGCCCCTGGACCAGACCTCCGCCGTGGACCGGCTGGACGGGTTCCGGGACGTCATGGTGGACGCTGACCCCCGGCTGATCGTCGAGGGCGACTTCACCCCGGCGGGCGGCGAGCGCGCGATGCGTGAACTCCTGGACCGCTGCCCGGAGTTGGACGCGGTCTTCGCCGCCAACGACGTGTCCGCGTCCGGGGCGCTGCGGGTTCTGCGGGAGCGGGGGCGGCGGGTTCCCGAGGACGTCGCCGTGGTGGGCTTCGACGACATGCTCCCGGTGGCCGAACAGACCGAGCCCCCCTTGACGACGGTCCGTCAGGACATAGAGGAGATGGGCCGGTTGATGGCCCGCCTGCTGCTCCGTGGCCTCGCCACCGCCCCCTCCAGCGTCGTCCTCCCGACCACCCTGGTCCACCGATCCTCCGCGTAG
- a CDS encoding GNAT family N-acetyltransferase gives MRPDAWHLTEDIDDFLDRAGDFLRSRPVLHNTPLTTLEKWRTNPSALPGPVLFGRLESDGGTQAIFYRPPTRRLALTPLSAEQTDALATHLTGLGRTLAGVTADHDTAGAFAKAWQEHTGATITLRVQMHLYRLDTLTPPKPHPDGHSRLVGEQDHEHLLRWWRELAADLGETVTIDAASWASTRFAEKRYTFWETPDGTPVSMAGLNPMVAGMVRLDPVYTPAHLRGRGYAAAVTAEVSRAALTAGATEVVLFTDAGNPTSNALYQRLGYHQVTDWAPYDFAYAEPKANQERGTRQAQPTSHCLAVPPS, from the coding sequence ATGCGTCCAGATGCCTGGCACCTCACCGAAGACATCGACGACTTCCTCGACCGTGCCGGAGACTTCCTCCGCTCACGCCCCGTCCTGCACAACACGCCGCTCACGACCCTGGAGAAGTGGCGAACCAACCCAAGCGCCCTTCCCGGACCCGTCCTCTTCGGCCGACTGGAGTCGGACGGCGGGACCCAGGCGATCTTCTACCGCCCACCGACCCGCCGGCTGGCCCTCACACCGCTCTCCGCCGAACAGACCGACGCCCTTGCCACCCATCTGACCGGCCTCGGCCGCACCCTCGCCGGCGTCACCGCGGACCACGACACCGCCGGCGCGTTCGCCAAGGCCTGGCAAGAGCACACCGGCGCGACGATCACACTCCGCGTCCAGATGCACCTGTACCGCCTGGACACCCTCACCCCGCCGAAGCCGCACCCGGACGGCCACAGCCGCCTGGTCGGCGAGCAGGACCACGAGCACCTCCTGCGCTGGTGGCGCGAACTCGCCGCCGACCTCGGGGAGACCGTGACCATCGACGCCGCCTCCTGGGCCAGTACGCGCTTCGCCGAAAAGCGGTACACCTTCTGGGAAACCCCAGACGGCACCCCAGTCTCCATGGCCGGCCTCAACCCGATGGTCGCCGGGATGGTCCGGCTGGACCCCGTCTACACCCCGGCCCACCTCCGCGGCCGCGGCTACGCGGCCGCCGTGACCGCCGAGGTCAGCCGAGCCGCACTCACCGCGGGCGCGACGGAGGTCGTACTGTTCACGGACGCGGGCAACCCCACCAGCAACGCCCTCTACCAGCGTCTCGGCTACCACCAGGTCACCGACTGGGCTCCATATGACTTCGCGTACGCCGAGCCGAAGGCCAACCAGGAACGCGGAACACGACAGGCACAGCCAACATCACACTGTCTGGCTGTGCCTCCTTCATGA
- a CDS encoding transposase, with product MRLTQPQITQIWADRGHAGELVDWARDHLWLTRRIVSQPKGAKGFVVLPRRWKVERTIGWCMNARRNARGYERLPEHSEAHLNWALITMMA from the coding sequence CTGCGCCTCACCCAGCCGCAGATCACCCAGATCTGGGCCGACCGAGGCCACGCTGGCGAACTCGTGGACTGGGCCCGCGACCACCTCTGGCTCACCCGGCGCATAGTCTCCCAGCCCAAAGGCGCCAAGGGCTTCGTCGTCCTGCCCCGCCGCTGGAAAGTAGAACGCACGATCGGCTGGTGCATGAACGCCCGCCGCAACGCACGCGGCTACGAACGTCTTCCCGAGCACTCCGAAGCCCACCTGAACTGGGCACTCATCACCATGATGGCCTGA
- a CDS encoding WhiB family transcriptional regulator: MHNDTITPIDRAWQERALCAQTGADFFFPEPGSSVREAKRICGMCEMRTACLDYALSHDERFGVWGGLSEKERLRLRRTENG, from the coding sequence ATGCACAACGACACGATCACCCCAATCGACCGTGCCTGGCAGGAGCGGGCGCTGTGCGCGCAGACGGGGGCCGATTTCTTCTTTCCCGAGCCCGGCAGCTCGGTGCGTGAGGCGAAGCGCATCTGCGGCATGTGCGAGATGCGTACCGCGTGTCTCGACTACGCGCTCTCCCACGACGAACGGTTCGGCGTGTGGGGCGGACTGTCCGAGAAGGAGCGACTGCGACTGCGACGCACCGAGAACGGCTGA
- a CDS encoding acyl-ACP desaturase has translation MSITSPHLGSPSNEWTDARLLYALEEVVETELNRHLKVTKDWMPHEYVPWSDGRNFPGFFEDGEAWEKGQSKVTEVGRIALVVNLLTEDNLPSYHHEIATLFGRDGAWGTWVHRWTAEEGRHGIVMRDYLLASRAVDPDKLEQFRMAHMGEGFESDNRHSMLHTVAYVAFQELATRVSHRNTGHHSGDPVCDRMLARIATDENLHMIFYRNLLKAAFEFAPDLTMQAVRDVVVDFRMPGHGMPGFERAAAQMAIGEVYNMRIHHDDVLAPVIRFLKIMEIDGLGPEGMKAQEELGLYMGGLDAEASKFDEKLAARKARMAARAGA, from the coding sequence GTGTCGATCACTTCTCCTCACCTCGGCAGCCCGTCCAACGAGTGGACCGACGCGCGGCTGCTGTACGCGCTGGAGGAAGTCGTCGAGACGGAACTCAACCGGCATCTCAAGGTCACCAAGGACTGGATGCCGCACGAGTACGTGCCGTGGAGCGACGGCCGCAACTTCCCCGGCTTCTTCGAGGACGGCGAGGCCTGGGAGAAGGGGCAGTCCAAGGTCACGGAGGTCGGCCGGATCGCCCTCGTGGTGAACCTGCTGACCGAGGACAACCTGCCGAGCTACCACCACGAGATCGCCACCCTCTTCGGCCGTGACGGCGCCTGGGGCACCTGGGTGCACCGCTGGACCGCGGAGGAGGGCCGGCACGGCATCGTGATGCGCGACTACCTCCTCGCCTCGCGCGCGGTGGACCCGGACAAGCTCGAACAGTTCCGTATGGCCCACATGGGCGAGGGCTTCGAGTCGGACAACCGGCACTCGATGCTCCACACGGTCGCGTACGTCGCCTTCCAGGAGCTCGCCACCCGCGTCTCGCACCGAAACACCGGCCACCACTCCGGTGACCCGGTGTGCGACCGCATGCTGGCGCGTATCGCGACCGACGAGAACCTGCACATGATCTTCTACCGGAACCTGCTCAAGGCGGCGTTCGAGTTCGCCCCCGACCTCACCATGCAGGCCGTCCGCGACGTGGTCGTCGACTTCCGGATGCCCGGCCACGGCATGCCCGGCTTCGAGCGCGCCGCCGCGCAGATGGCCATCGGAGAGGTCTACAACATGCGCATCCACCACGACGACGTCCTCGCGCCCGTCATCCGCTTCCTGAAGATCATGGAGATCGACGGCCTCGGCCCCGAGGGCATGAAGGCGCAGGAAGAGCTGGGCCTCTACATGGGCGGACTCGACGCGGAAGCCAGCAAGTTCGACGAGAAGCTCGCGGCCCGCAAGGCACGCATGGCCGCACGGGCCGGGGCGTAG
- the ddaH gene encoding dimethylargininase: MPSRKALVRRPSPRLAEGLVTHIERTKVDVDLAVEQWEAYGKALRDHGWETIEVDPADDCPDSVFVEDTVVMYKNVALIARPGAESRRGETDGIEEAVAALGCSVNWVWAPGTLEGGDVLKVGDTVFVGRGGRTNAAGVQQLRAAFEPLGARVVSAPVSKVLHLKSAVTALPDGTVVGHIPKMDTPSLFGRFLPVPEKSGAHVVLLGGDKLLMAASAPKTAELYADLGYEPVVVDIGEFEKLEGCVTCLSVRLRGLYA; encoded by the coding sequence GTGCCCAGCAGGAAAGCCCTCGTCCGCCGCCCGAGCCCCCGCCTGGCCGAAGGCCTCGTCACGCACATCGAACGCACGAAGGTGGACGTCGACCTCGCCGTCGAGCAGTGGGAGGCGTACGGGAAGGCCCTGCGCGACCACGGCTGGGAGACGATCGAGGTGGACCCGGCCGACGACTGCCCGGACTCGGTGTTCGTCGAGGACACCGTGGTCATGTACAAGAACGTGGCGCTGATCGCGCGCCCCGGCGCCGAGTCCCGGCGGGGCGAGACCGACGGGATCGAGGAGGCCGTGGCCGCGCTCGGCTGCTCGGTGAACTGGGTCTGGGCGCCGGGCACCCTGGAGGGCGGTGACGTCCTCAAGGTCGGCGACACGGTCTTCGTGGGCCGGGGCGGGCGTACCAACGCGGCCGGGGTGCAGCAGCTGCGGGCGGCGTTCGAGCCGCTCGGGGCCCGGGTGGTCTCCGCGCCGGTGAGCAAGGTGCTGCATCTGAAGTCGGCGGTCACCGCGCTGCCCGACGGCACGGTCGTCGGGCACATCCCGAAGATGGACACCCCGTCGCTGTTCGGACGCTTCCTGCCGGTGCCGGAGAAGTCCGGGGCGCATGTGGTGCTCCTCGGCGGCGACAAGCTGCTGATGGCGGCGAGCGCGCCGAAGACGGCGGAGCTGTACGCCGACCTCGGGTACGAGCCCGTCGTGGTCGACATCGGCGAGTTCGAGAAGCTGGAGGGCTGTGTGACGTGCCTCTCGGTGCGGCTGCGGGGTCTGTACGCCTGA
- a CDS encoding ABC-F family ATP-binding cassette domain-containing protein codes for MSTPLSLTCTSLSFAWPDGTPVFEDLQIAFGPGRTGLVGVNGSGKSTLLKLIAGQLTPSEGTVRASGEVGHLPQNVTLDTGLRVDEALGIAAARAALHAIEAGDVAEEHFAAVGDDWDVEERALATLGQLGLGHIDLDRTIGEVSGGESVLLRLAALLLRRPDVLLLDEPTNNLDLYARRRLYDAVASWSGVMIVVSHDRELLDLVDQIADLHAGEVTWYGGNFSSYEEALATEQEAAERMVRVAESDLKKQKRELVDAQVKLARRKRFGQKMQDQKRVPKIVAGLRKRAAQESAGKHRVLHEERLAGAKERLDEAVEAVRDEDEIRVELPYTAVPPGRTVLTLLDLELRYGARVKGGLDLRGPERIALIGRNGAGKTTLLRTIAGELEPVSGETKAHVPTRFLPQRLDVLDDDLTVAENVARFAPDATNNRVRARLARFLFRGARADQPAATLSGGERFRAALAALMLAEPAPQLLMLDEPTNNLDMASVRQLTTALESYEGALIVAGHDLPFLESIGITRWLLMEEGELRATTPEEIETTG; via the coding sequence ATGTCTACTCCCCTGTCCCTCACCTGCACCTCCCTGTCCTTCGCCTGGCCCGACGGCACCCCCGTCTTCGAGGATCTGCAGATCGCCTTCGGCCCCGGCCGTACCGGGCTCGTCGGGGTCAACGGATCAGGGAAATCAACCCTGTTGAAGCTGATCGCCGGTCAACTCACCCCGTCCGAGGGCACCGTCCGCGCGAGCGGCGAGGTCGGCCACCTCCCGCAGAACGTCACGCTCGACACCGGCCTCAGGGTCGACGAGGCGCTCGGGATCGCCGCCGCCCGCGCCGCGCTGCACGCCATCGAGGCGGGCGACGTGGCGGAGGAGCACTTCGCGGCGGTCGGCGACGACTGGGACGTCGAGGAACGCGCCCTGGCGACCCTCGGCCAACTCGGCCTGGGCCACATCGACTTGGACCGCACCATCGGCGAGGTCTCGGGCGGCGAGTCGGTGCTGCTGCGGCTGGCCGCACTGCTGCTGCGCCGCCCCGACGTCCTCCTCCTGGACGAGCCGACCAACAACCTCGACCTGTACGCGCGGCGCCGGCTGTACGACGCCGTCGCGTCCTGGTCCGGGGTCATGATCGTGGTCAGTCACGACCGTGAACTCCTTGACCTGGTCGACCAGATCGCCGATCTGCACGCGGGCGAGGTCACCTGGTACGGCGGCAACTTCTCCTCGTACGAGGAGGCGCTCGCCACCGAACAGGAGGCCGCCGAGCGGATGGTGCGGGTCGCCGAGTCCGATCTCAAGAAGCAGAAGCGCGAACTCGTGGACGCCCAGGTCAAGTTGGCCCGGCGCAAGCGGTTCGGGCAGAAGATGCAGGATCAGAAGCGGGTACCGAAGATCGTCGCGGGCCTGCGCAAGCGCGCGGCCCAGGAGTCCGCGGGCAAGCACCGCGTCCTGCACGAGGAACGGCTCGCCGGGGCGAAGGAGCGCCTCGACGAGGCGGTGGAGGCCGTACGGGACGAGGACGAGATCCGCGTCGAGCTGCCGTACACGGCCGTACCGCCGGGCCGGACCGTGCTCACCCTGCTGGATCTGGAGCTGAGGTACGGCGCCCGGGTCAAGGGCGGGCTCGATCTGCGCGGCCCGGAGCGGATCGCGCTGATCGGCCGCAACGGCGCGGGCAAGACCACGCTGCTGCGGACGATCGCGGGCGAGCTGGAGCCGGTGAGCGGCGAGACGAAGGCGCATGTGCCGACGCGGTTCCTGCCGCAGCGGCTCGACGTCCTCGACGACGATCTGACGGTCGCCGAGAACGTGGCCCGATTCGCGCCGGACGCCACCAACAACCGGGTCCGGGCCCGGCTCGCCCGCTTCCTGTTCCGGGGCGCCCGCGCCGACCAGCCCGCGGCGACCCTGTCCGGCGGGGAGCGCTTCCGGGCGGCCCTCGCGGCCCTGATGCTCGCCGAGCCCGCCCCGCAGCTGCTGATGCTGGACGAGCCGACGAACAACCTCGACATGGCGAGCGTGCGGCAGCTGACGACCGCCCTGGAGTCGTACGAGGGGGCGCTGATCGTGGCCGGCCACGACCTGCCGTTCCTGGAGTCGATCGGGATCACCCGGTGGCTGCTGATGGAGGAGGGAGAGCTGCGGGCGACCACACCGGAGGAGATCGAGACGACCGGCTGA